DNA from Acidobacteriota bacterium:
ACTACGTCCACTCGTCGGCCCAGTACTTCTATCCGATCGTTGTCAAGGACGACAAACGTTGGTCGCTGGTCGGTAGTTTAGGCGGCGGTGCCGGCCTGCTCTATCCCAAGACGCGTGTACAGATCTGGGATCAGGCCACCAATGAACCGCGAGACGTCGACAATCGTTTCAAGGTCTCGGGCTACGGCATCGACGTGGAAGCCAAGCTTCGGTTCATCTATCGGAGCTTCTTCATCGAGGCGGCCTCACGCCACGTACTGGGCAAGATCAACGACGCGCCGTTTCTCGGTAGCGATGGGAGTATCTCCCAGTCGGCGATCTATACCTCCGAGGTCATCCTCGGCATCGGCGGGCATTTCGGCGGCAGGAAGCATCGTCGTTAGATCGACCGGGTCGTCCGTTTGATTGCGAGGCGGCTCAATATGAGAGACTAGGGCGCACGGACGACGGCCACGAACCGAGGAACCCACATGGAACTTGAGCAGTTCGCATGGACGGAGAGTGATGGATGGGCTCCCGAACCACCGGGAAGACTGTCCGACGCCGACATGGTGCTGGCCTTCGGCAGCTCGGCGATCATGGAGCGCGGTGCCCAGTTCGAGACGCTGCGGGCGGCCTACCCCGGAGCGCAGGTGGTCGGATGTTCCACGGCCGGTGAGATCCAAGGCGTCAACGTTTCCGACGACTCGCTGGTGATCACGGCTGCGCGATTCTCGTCCAGCCATGTCGAGAGCAAACATATCGCCCTGGCCGATACGTCCTCAAGTCGTCACGCCGGTGAGTTGCTGGCGAAGCAGCTCGATACCAAGGGGTTGGTCCACGTCTTCGTCATCTCGGACGGGACCAGCGTCAACGGCAGCGAACTCGTCGATGGCCTTACGGAGAATCTCCCATCCCATGTCAATGTCACGGGGGGCCTCTCGGGAGATGGGGATCGTTTCGAGCGGACCTTCGTGATCCCCAACAGAGAACCCGCCCGGGACACCGTCTCTGCACTGGCGTTCTACGGGGATCGCTTGCGGGTCGGCTACGGGTCTCTTGGTGGCTGGGATCCGTTCGGCCCTGAACGGTTGGTGACCCGCTCGCAGGGGAACGTTCTGTACGAACTTGACGGACGTTCGGCGTTGGAGTTGTACAAACGCTATCTCGGCGAACATGCCGCCGGCCTGCCGGCGACCGGTCTGCTGTTCCCGCTATCGATGCGAAGCGAGGAGGGGACCGACGGTCTGGTACGGACAATTCTCGCCGTCGATGAACAAGAGAACAGCGTAACCTTCGCGGGCGATGTCCCCGAAGGCTGGTATGCCCGCCTGATGAAGGCCAACTTCGATCGCCTCGTGGACGGGGCCTCCGGTGCGGCGGCCGCAAGCTCGGCACCGCTGGGTCAAGGAAAGCCGGAGTTGGCGATCCTGATCAGTTGCGTCGGCCGCAAGATGGTCCTCAAGCAACGCACCGAGGAGGAGGTCGAGGCCGTGCGAGATGTGCTCGGGGCATCGACGGTTCTGTCCGGTTTCTACTCCTACGGTGAGATCTCGCCGTTCTCGCCGCATGGACGATGTGAGCTACACAACCAGACGATGACCATCACGACCTTCTCGGAATTCTAGCGGCC
Protein-coding regions in this window:
- a CDS encoding FIST C-terminal domain-containing protein, which translates into the protein MELEQFAWTESDGWAPEPPGRLSDADMVLAFGSSAIMERGAQFETLRAAYPGAQVVGCSTAGEIQGVNVSDDSLVITAARFSSSHVESKHIALADTSSSRHAGELLAKQLDTKGLVHVFVISDGTSVNGSELVDGLTENLPSHVNVTGGLSGDGDRFERTFVIPNREPARDTVSALAFYGDRLRVGYGSLGGWDPFGPERLVTRSQGNVLYELDGRSALELYKRYLGEHAAGLPATGLLFPLSMRSEEGTDGLVRTILAVDEQENSVTFAGDVPEGWYARLMKANFDRLVDGASGAAAASSAPLGQGKPELAILISCVGRKMVLKQRTEEEVEAVRDVLGASTVLSGFYSYGEISPFSPHGRCELHNQTMTITTFSEF